AACCGTAGCGGCGAGTTGATGCGCGCGATCCGCGACGAGGGCGCCGCGGTCGGGCGGCTGTACGGCCAGGTCCAGACCGAAGGCGCACCAGGCGCCGGCGGCAAGACGTTCCTGTCGTCCTACGCGCGCACCCTGACCAACAACCTGCTGCGTTTCCACACCGACCGCACCGACGTCGTCGGACTGCTCTGCGTGCGCCAGGCCCGCGCCGGCGGCGTCAGCCGGCTCTGCAGCACCGGCGCGATCCACAACGCCTTCCTCGAGCGCCGGCCGGACCTGCTGGAGGTGCTGTTCCAGGATTTCTGGCGCAGCCGGCTGGGCGAGGAATCGAAGGACCCCTCGACCGTCTATCCGCTGCCGATCCTCGGCCTGCGCGACGGCAGGCTGACCAGCCACTACTCGCTGACCTTCATCGAGGCGGCGGAGCTGGTGCCCGGCGTGCCGAAGCTGACCGCGGCGCAACGAGAGGCGATCGACATGCTGATGGCCGTGGCCGACGAGTTGTCGTTCGAGATGACGCTGGCTCCCGGCGATCTGCAGCTCATCAACAGCCACGTCACCTACCACGGCCGCACCGCGTTCGAGGACGACGCCGCGACCGGGCACGACCGGCTGCTGCTGCGGCTGTGGCTGACCGTGCCGAACAACCGGGCGCTGCCGGAAGGCCACGAGGTGCTGTGGCGCGAGATCGCCGCCGGCACCCCGCGCGGCGGCATCGCCCAGGTCCCGGCCTGACGGCGCCCTAATCCCCGACCGGCCTGGCGGCCGGCGGCGCCAGGCCCGTAGCGGGGCCGGGCGGCCATCGACGCATGGCAGCCCGC
The genomic region above belongs to Rhodospirillales bacterium and contains:
- a CDS encoding TauD/TfdA family dioxygenase, whose product is MTARMKLTDPSVWLGSEIARSSRWIRDLPAGAAAEIDAALDGVKSRGLAWSDITRGDFPLPSLAPLFADIADELENGSGMVKLRGFPVGRYDEAELRQIYFGFGQHLGTPVFQNRSGELMRAIRDEGAAVGRLYGQVQTEGAPGAGGKTFLSSYARTLTNNLLRFHTDRTDVVGLLCVRQARAGGVSRLCSTGAIHNAFLERRPDLLEVLFQDFWRSRLGEESKDPSTVYPLPILGLRDGRLTSHYSLTFIEAAELVPGVPKLTAAQREAIDMLMAVADELSFEMTLAPGDLQLINSHVTYHGRTAFEDDAATGHDRLLLRLWLTVPNNRALPEGHEVLWREIAAGTPRGGIAQVPA